From the Chloroflexota bacterium genome, one window contains:
- a CDS encoding MFS transporter, protein MEAHFYGDVLLRSRKRRANAADNGRQSASRDTAGETTPSAAAKGDRKDKGIFYGWWIVLAGSVSQAYTSGTFWQGFGAFFDPIIDQFGWSRALTAGAMSLQRTESGAISPFVGWFIDKFGPRNVMLFGTFLTTLGFILLSRIQELWQFYAAFMVLTLGLSFGTFLVVTTTVANWFVANRSKALSYTMAGSGIGGVLVPVVIWLIATTDWRTGLVIVGIGYLIVGIPVSFAMKSRPEDYGMLPDGIPLPDEPTMGETTPRRSALSREVTYTTRQALKSWVFWQLAIAMGVSGMVMSASIHQIPAITSFGMSREIAGLAILGVSMFSVAGRLGSGYFGDRLDKRHVIAGALMFQFVGTMVFAFSSEIWHIVIFVITWGFGFGASIPVRFALIADLFGRRHYGSIMGTLMTTSAVFGVIAPVLVGWIFDIRGNYREPFVLMAFSVLIAIPMILTLGSGRARG, encoded by the coding sequence ATGGAGGCGCATTTCTACGGAGATGTCTTGCTGAGAAGTCGCAAACGCCGCGCCAATGCGGCTGACAATGGGCGGCAGTCCGCATCGCGGGATACGGCCGGCGAAACCACGCCTTCCGCTGCCGCGAAGGGCGACCGCAAGGACAAGGGCATCTTCTACGGCTGGTGGATTGTACTGGCAGGGTCGGTCAGCCAAGCTTATACATCCGGCACATTCTGGCAGGGCTTCGGCGCATTCTTTGACCCCATCATCGACCAGTTCGGCTGGAGCCGCGCGCTCACCGCAGGCGCGATGTCGTTGCAGCGCACCGAATCGGGCGCGATCTCGCCGTTCGTCGGCTGGTTCATCGACAAGTTCGGTCCGCGCAATGTCATGCTCTTCGGCACATTCCTGACGACGCTGGGCTTCATACTGCTCAGCCGGATACAGGAATTGTGGCAGTTCTACGCAGCCTTTATGGTGCTCACCCTCGGGCTGTCGTTCGGCACATTTCTCGTCGTAACCACCACCGTCGCCAACTGGTTCGTGGCGAATCGGTCGAAGGCGCTGTCGTACACGATGGCGGGTTCGGGCATCGGCGGCGTGCTGGTGCCGGTGGTCATCTGGCTCATCGCCACGACAGACTGGCGTACCGGGCTGGTGATAGTGGGCATCGGATACCTGATAGTGGGCATACCCGTGTCGTTCGCGATGAAGAGCCGCCCGGAAGACTACGGCATGCTGCCCGACGGCATCCCGCTTCCGGACGAACCCACAATGGGCGAAACGACGCCGCGAAGGAGTGCATTGTCGCGCGAGGTAACATACACCACGCGGCAGGCGCTGAAGAGCTGGGTGTTCTGGCAGTTGGCTATCGCGATGGGCGTTTCGGGAATGGTGATGTCCGCGTCGATACACCAGATACCGGCGATAACCAGCTTCGGCATGAGCCGCGAGATAGCGGGGCTGGCGATATTGGGCGTGTCTATGTTCAGCGTGGCTGGACGGCTGGGCAGCGGCTACTTCGGCGACCGGCTGGACAAGCGGCATGTAATCGCGGGCGCGCTGATGTTCCAGTTCGTGGGGACGATGGTCTTCGCCTTCAGCAGCGAAATATGGCACATCGTGATATTCGTCATCACTTGGGGCTTCGGCTTCGGCGCGTCGATACCTGTGAGATTCGCGCTGATAGCCGACCTGTTCGGCAGACGGCACTACGGCTCGATAATGGGCACGCTGATGACGACAAGCGCGGTGTTCGGCGTAATCGCGCCAGTGCTGGTGGGCTGGATATTCGACATACGCGGCAACTACCGCGAGCCATTCGTGCTGATGGCATTCAGCGTCCTGATAGCCATCCCGATGATACTGACACTAGGCAGCGGAAGGGCGCGGGGGTAG
- a CDS encoding type II toxin-antitoxin system HicB family antitoxin, which yields MLTDYIAAAMRQAEYKVLEDDTYWGETPPLRGVWANADSLKECEKELESVLEDWILISLNFGDAIPEIDGVRVRAKAKGLV from the coding sequence ATGCTGACCGACTACATAGCCGCCGCGATGCGACAGGCAGAATACAAGGTGCTGGAAGACGATACCTACTGGGGCGAAACCCCGCCACTTAGAGGCGTGTGGGCAAACGCAGACAGCCTGAAAGAGTGTGAGAAAGAGTTGGAGAGCGTCTTGGAGGACTGGATTTTGATAAGTCTAAACTTCGGCGATGCGATACCGGAGATAGACGGGGTGAGGGTGCGCGCCAAAGCGAAGGGCTTAGTCTAA
- a CDS encoding polysaccharide deacetylase: MSGIWHGDLRCVVMLSFDVDGVSGALNQNPDSARLPSFMSAREYGPSVGTPRILDLLDKYGIKASFYIPGYVAETHEDLVRDIHRRGHEIGHHGYLHEPPATLTREQEAAVLDKGSAILERITGERPLGYRSPSWELSEDSLPLLAERGFIYDSSLMGNDIPYKVDADGQNIVEIPIHWELDDVPYFNYSPALGVRNVMASPEHVYSVWSAAFEGMHHYGRSFALTMHPYTIGRPGRLRMLERLINYIKTFPGVEFMRTVDVARLFADGD, translated from the coding sequence ATGAGCGGAATATGGCACGGAGACCTGCGCTGCGTGGTAATGCTGAGTTTTGATGTGGACGGCGTGTCCGGCGCGCTGAACCAGAACCCGGACAGCGCACGCCTGCCCAGCTTCATGTCCGCGCGCGAATACGGGCCAAGTGTAGGCACGCCCCGCATCCTTGACCTGCTGGACAAGTATGGCATCAAGGCGAGCTTCTACATCCCCGGCTATGTCGCAGAAACGCACGAAGACTTGGTGCGCGACATCCATCGGCGCGGACACGAAATCGGGCATCACGGCTACCTGCACGAGCCGCCCGCCACGCTCACCCGTGAGCAGGAAGCGGCGGTGCTGGACAAGGGCAGTGCTATACTGGAGCGCATAACAGGCGAACGACCTCTTGGCTATCGTTCTCCGAGCTGGGAATTGAGCGAAGACTCGCTGCCGTTGCTCGCCGAGCGCGGCTTCATCTACGACTCCAGCCTGATGGGCAACGACATCCCGTACAAGGTGGACGCCGACGGGCAAAACATCGTGGAGATACCGATTCACTGGGAGTTGGACGATGTGCCGTACTTCAACTACTCGCCCGCACTAGGCGTGCGCAATGTGATGGCGAGTCCGGAGCATGTGTACAGCGTCTGGTCGGCGGCATTCGAGGGCATGCACCACTACGGTCGATCGTTCGCGCTCACTATGCATCCATACACCATCGGTCGCCCGGGACGTCTGCGAATGCTAGAGCGCCTAATCAACTACATCAAGACCTTCCCCGGAGTGGAGTTCATGCGAACGGTGGATGTGGCGCGGCTGTTCGCGGACGGCGACTAA
- the mazG gene encoding nucleoside triphosphate pyrophosphohydrolase, translated as MNANSPVTYPATYEGVEQVLARLLGPDGCPWDKKQTRETLAEDFLEECYELIEAIEEGDTAKMLEELGDVLFHVIFQVRLGEDNGEFSREDVLGGLVDKLVRRHTHVFGDQVAAGADDAIANWEAVKRQEKAASGGSILDGVPKNMPALSYAQAVQGRAERAGFDWDDFNGVLAKVAEELAEIEAAGTDAERESELGDLLFSVVNAARWLGIDAETALRGTNRRFFARFTQMERISRERGTTFDTLSLDEKESLWQEAKAAE; from the coding sequence ATGAACGCTAATTCCCCCGTTACTTACCCCGCCACTTACGAAGGCGTCGAGCAGGTGCTGGCGCGGCTGTTGGGGCCTGATGGCTGCCCTTGGGACAAGAAGCAGACGCGCGAGACGCTGGCGGAGGATTTCTTAGAAGAGTGCTACGAGCTCATTGAGGCAATTGAGGAAGGCGACACTGCCAAGATGCTCGAAGAACTCGGCGATGTGCTGTTCCATGTGATATTTCAGGTGAGGCTCGGCGAAGATAATGGCGAGTTTTCGCGCGAGGATGTGCTGGGCGGGTTGGTGGACAAGCTTGTGCGCCGCCATACTCATGTCTTCGGTGACCAAGTCGCGGCAGGCGCGGACGATGCGATCGCCAACTGGGAAGCGGTCAAGCGGCAAGAAAAGGCAGCGTCCGGCGGCTCCATACTAGACGGCGTACCGAAGAACATGCCCGCGCTCTCATACGCCCAAGCCGTACAGGGACGCGCCGAGCGTGCGGGCTTCGACTGGGACGATTTCAACGGCGTGCTGGCGAAAGTCGCCGAGGAACTAGCGGAGATCGAAGCCGCCGGCACCGACGCCGAGCGCGAAAGCGAACTCGGAGACTTGCTGTTCTCTGTGGTCAACGCGGCGCGCTGGCTGGGCATCGACGCCGAGACCGCCCTGCGCGGCACAAACCGCCGATTCTTCGCCCGCTTCACACAAATGGAACGCATCAGCAGAGAACGCGGCACAACATTCGACACCCTATCCCTAGACGAAAAAGAATCCCTGTGGCAAGAGGCAAAGGCGGCAGAATAG
- a CDS encoding TIGR01906 family membrane protein has protein sequence MKRIARIAAAAIFVALIPLLLITSSVRFVINLPALYSYGFDRYDIAEYTRIERDDLIAAGKQFRDYFNNDDEDLIIRTYVGGVLVESLYNAREIHHMRDVKALVRGVYLVQMLTLLYIATYIVVGFWLRRAEFWGMLGRDVSRGGKLTLALVVVVGLLALVAFNQLFLLFHLISFSNDFWMLDPRHDYLIAMFPQGFFFDATMFIAFCTIAAAAVLAAAPRIGRIVARGFHITH, from the coding sequence ATGAAGCGAATTGCAAGAATTGCCGCCGCCGCGATTTTCGTGGCGCTTATACCGCTGCTCCTGATTACGAGCAGCGTCAGGTTCGTCATCAACCTGCCCGCGCTGTATAGCTACGGCTTCGACAGATACGACATCGCGGAATATACGCGCATCGAGCGTGACGACCTAATCGCCGCGGGCAAGCAGTTTCGCGACTACTTCAACAACGACGACGAAGACCTGATAATCCGCACTTATGTCGGCGGCGTGCTGGTGGAATCGCTGTACAACGCGCGCGAGATCCACCACATGCGCGATGTGAAGGCGCTAGTGCGCGGCGTATATCTGGTGCAGATGCTCACGCTGCTGTACATCGCCACTTATATTGTGGTCGGATTCTGGTTGCGGCGCGCCGAATTCTGGGGGATGCTGGGGCGCGATGTAAGCAGGGGCGGCAAGCTGACTCTGGCGCTGGTCGTCGTCGTAGGTCTGCTGGCACTGGTCGCCTTCAACCAGCTGTTCCTGCTGTTCCACCTCATCAGCTTCAGCAACGACTTCTGGATGCTGGACCCGCGCCACGACTACCTGATAGCGATGTTCCCGCAAGGGTTTTTCTTCGACGCGACGATGTTCATCGCATTCTGCACAATCGCCGCCGCCGCCGTGCTAGCCGCCGCGCCGCGCATCGGTCGGATTGTGGCGCGCGGCTTTCATATTACGCATTAA
- a CDS encoding antibiotic biosynthesis monooxygenase, whose protein sequence is MTYADTPQPPYYAAIFSSTHTGAHENYAEDTETVLELAKNHPGFLGVEATGDDDLSIAVSYWDSDDTIRAFKQLAEHLIIQKRGRDTYYRSYKMRIARVERDYGFNA, encoded by the coding sequence ATGACATACGCAGACACTCCGCAGCCGCCGTACTACGCCGCCATATTCTCGTCCACGCACACCGGCGCGCACGAAAACTACGCCGAAGACACCGAGACCGTCTTGGAACTGGCGAAGAACCACCCCGGTTTCTTGGGCGTGGAAGCGACGGGCGACGACGATTTGAGCATCGCCGTATCATACTGGGACAGCGACGATACTATACGAGCCTTTAAGCAGCTCGCCGAGCATCTGATAATACAAAAGCGCGGCCGAGATACATACTACCGAAGCTACAAGATGCGTATCGCAAGGGTGGAGCGCGACTACGGGTTTAATGCGTAA
- a CDS encoding cytochrome P450, which translates to MAQQTMPRRSDMKMPPGPRGLPIIGSMLSLRKNPHHALTRIARKYGDVCTVRLGSVPTIVISHPTLLRDAFSRVTLADRWLSRITEALTNGEDLAFAPYGEYWRQLQRFANRELLSYRRVQDIRERYIEDSVNGLVARVDEMCDEGVPLEPRDFLPRANGEMMFRAIFGRGESDTAEFNEKLDDLLETVFWFFANANAANPADYIPALKFLPNRALEEAQKVSDQMSEILDFLIDKVKERPNLNLNEPSCLAEVMLASVETEEITHETMRSLIGDLLVAGIDTTAQTTSWLLLILANRQHIQDRVHEELKAAVGADGLPGMEHQASLPYLHAIILESMRYRTVGPLGLPHKAIEDVELDGFVIPKDAQVLGNIYAIHHDPRFWESPDEFIPERFMSVEDGAPPPALTSGAFMPFGTGRRGCPGQGFAEIVIWLQACRLLHKYRFTPHGTDRLPEDEVFGLAISPIPYALDIERR; encoded by the coding sequence ATGGCGCAGCAAACCATGCCCAGGCGCAGCGACATGAAAATGCCGCCGGGTCCCAGAGGCCTGCCCATCATAGGCTCCATGCTGAGCCTGCGTAAGAACCCGCACCACGCCCTGACCCGCATCGCGCGCAAGTATGGCGATGTCTGCACCGTCCGGCTCGGCAGCGTGCCGACCATTGTCATCAGCCACCCGACGCTGCTGCGAGACGCCTTCAGCAGGGTTACGCTTGCCGACAGGTGGCTCAGCAGAATCACGGAGGCACTCACCAACGGCGAAGACCTGGCTTTCGCGCCCTACGGCGAATACTGGCGGCAGCTCCAGCGTTTCGCCAACAGGGAACTGCTCAGTTACAGGCGCGTTCAGGACATACGCGAACGCTACATCGAAGACTCGGTGAACGGCCTCGTGGCGCGCGTGGACGAGATGTGCGACGAAGGCGTCCCGCTGGAACCGCGCGATTTTCTGCCCCGCGCCAACGGCGAGATGATGTTCCGCGCCATTTTCGGCAGGGGCGAGAGCGATACCGCGGAGTTCAATGAAAAACTGGATGACCTTCTCGAAACCGTCTTCTGGTTCTTCGCAAATGCCAACGCCGCAAATCCTGCCGATTACATCCCGGCGCTGAAGTTCCTGCCCAATCGCGCTCTGGAAGAGGCGCAGAAGGTCTCGGACCAGATGAGCGAAATTCTCGACTTCCTGATTGACAAGGTGAAAGAGCGCCCAAACCTGAACCTCAACGAGCCTTCCTGCCTTGCCGAGGTGATGCTGGCGAGCGTGGAAACCGAAGAAATCACCCACGAGACGATGCGAAGCCTGATAGGCGACCTGCTGGTCGCGGGTATCGACACCACCGCGCAGACAACCTCATGGCTGCTGCTCATACTCGCCAATCGACAGCACATCCAGGACAGAGTGCATGAAGAACTGAAGGCAGCCGTCGGCGCGGACGGGCTGCCCGGCATGGAGCATCAAGCCAGCCTTCCCTACCTGCATGCGATTATCCTGGAGAGCATGCGCTACCGCACCGTAGGCCCCCTGGGACTACCGCACAAGGCAATCGAAGATGTCGAACTCGACGGTTTTGTCATCCCCAAAGACGCGCAGGTGCTGGGCAATATCTACGCCATCCACCACGACCCGCGCTTCTGGGAGTCGCCGGACGAGTTCATCCCGGAACGTTTTATGTCCGTCGAGGACGGCGCGCCCCCGCCCGCGCTGACAAGCGGCGCGTTCATGCCATTCGGCACAGGGCGACGCGGTTGCCCTGGGCAGGGCTTCGCCGAAATCGTGATATGGCTTCAGGCTTGCCGCCTGCTGCACAAGTACAGATTCACGCCGCACGGCACAGACAGATTGCCGGAAGATGAAGTCTTCGGACTCGCCATCAGCCCCATACCCTACGCGCTGGACATAGAGCGCAGGTAG
- a CDS encoding zinc ribbon domain-containing protein: protein MPIYEYSCVICSNRFDKRRAMSEIDDPAPCPDCGSESRRVLSVFASFSADGSGQTSAIAGAVPAGGCGAEGGCACMMNL, encoded by the coding sequence ATGCCCATCTACGAATACTCCTGCGTTATATGCTCCAACCGCTTTGACAAGCGTCGCGCGATGAGCGAGATTGACGATCCTGCGCCGTGCCCGGATTGCGGCAGCGAATCTCGCCGGGTGTTATCCGTGTTCGCCTCGTTCTCGGCGGACGGCAGCGGGCAGACGAGCGCGATTGCGGGAGCTGTTCCCGCTGGCGGCTGCGGCGCGGAAGGCGGCTGTGCCTGCATGATGAACCTGTAA
- the trpB gene encoding tryptophan synthase subunit beta, protein MTTADTRAALPDERGRFGDFGGRFVPETLMSAIEELEREYAAAQSAEEFQAEMQALSAHYVGRPTPLYYAENLTAELGGAQIYIKREDLAHTGAHKINNALGQALLAKRMGKNRIIAETGAGQHGVATATVCAMLKQECIVYMGEEDIRRQALNVFRMRLLGAEVRSVSSGSRTLKDAINECIRDWVTNVEDTHYLIGSVVGPHPYPMIVRDFQKVIGAEARAQLLATIGRLPDYAVACVGGGSNAMGLFYEFIGDESVKLVGVEAGGEGVSTGKHSSTLTSGRVGVLHGSMSYLLQDDDGQVQEAHSISAGLDYPGVGPEHSWLSDTRRAEYVSVTDTEALEGFELMCRAEGIIPALEPAHAAYYISQLAPTLSPDQVILMGLSGRGDKDMDTVATALGVSVQ, encoded by the coding sequence ATGACTACGGCAGACACGCGGGCGGCGCTGCCCGATGAGCGGGGAAGATTCGGCGACTTTGGCGGGCGCTTTGTGCCGGAGACGCTTATGAGCGCGATCGAAGAGCTCGAGCGCGAGTACGCGGCGGCGCAGAGCGCCGAAGAGTTTCAGGCGGAGATGCAAGCGCTGTCGGCACACTATGTCGGGCGTCCTACGCCGCTGTACTACGCAGAGAACTTGACCGCAGAATTAGGCGGCGCACAGATATACATCAAGCGCGAAGACCTGGCGCACACCGGCGCGCACAAGATTAACAACGCGCTCGGGCAGGCGCTGCTCGCCAAGCGCATGGGCAAAAACCGCATCATCGCGGAGACCGGAGCGGGACAGCACGGGGTAGCCACCGCGACCGTGTGCGCGATGCTCAAGCAAGAGTGCATCGTCTATATGGGTGAAGAAGACATCCGCAGGCAGGCGCTGAACGTGTTCCGCATGCGGCTGCTGGGCGCGGAAGTGCGTTCGGTATCGTCGGGCAGTCGCACGCTGAAAGACGCCATCAACGAGTGCATCCGCGACTGGGTTACGAATGTCGAGGACACGCACTATCTCATCGGCAGCGTCGTGGGGCCGCATCCTTACCCTATGATAGTGCGCGACTTCCAGAAGGTGATAGGCGCGGAGGCGCGCGCGCAGCTGCTTGCCACCATCGGCAGGCTGCCGGACTATGCCGTGGCGTGCGTGGGCGGCGGCAGCAACGCGATGGGGCTGTTCTACGAGTTCATCGGCGACGAAAGCGTGAAGCTGGTCGGCGTAGAGGCGGGCGGCGAAGGCGTGAGTACAGGCAAGCACTCGTCCACGCTGACATCCGGCAGGGTCGGCGTGCTGCATGGCAGCATGTCCTACTTGCTGCAAGACGACGACGGGCAGGTGCAAGAAGCGCACAGCATATCGGCAGGGCTGGACTACCCGGGCGTAGGCCCCGAGCATAGCTGGCTGAGCGACACGCGCCGCGCCGAGTATGTCAGTGTAACGGACACGGAAGCGCTCGAAGGCTTTGAGCTGATGTGCCGCGCGGAAGGCATCATCCCCGCGCTGGAACCGGCGCACGCCGCGTACTACATATCGCAACTCGCGCCAACGCTGTCGCCCGACCAAGTCATCCTAATGGGCTTAAGCGGGCGCGGCGATAAAGATATGGACACCGTAGCCACCGCGCTCGGCGTCAGCGTACAGTAG
- a CDS encoding uroporphyrinogen-III synthase, with translation MAELEGMRVATLEARMTGALASMISKRGGEPVSAPALREAPLDCADDVRYLLDKLAGNSIDVVVFQTGVGARALFAEADRQSRLDELLDALRGITTVCRGPKPTAALRQAKVQVSAGIAAPYTTKELLDALIDLPVRGKRLMALQYGERNAALMSALRDECETADELCLYEWQLPDDTTPMASLIDELLDGTMDVIAFTSQVQIRHLYQVAAANDVPQSELSNALNERTIVCAVGPTCAAALADVGVATDTQPEYPKMGHMVNALAQYVSERSAASAVTPL, from the coding sequence ATGGCGGAACTAGAAGGAATGCGCGTGGCGACGCTTGAGGCACGGATGACCGGAGCGCTGGCGAGCATGATTAGCAAGCGCGGCGGCGAGCCGGTCTCCGCTCCTGCGCTGCGAGAGGCGCCGCTGGACTGCGCGGATGATGTGCGCTACCTGCTCGACAAGCTGGCGGGCAATAGCATCGATGTCGTGGTATTTCAGACCGGCGTTGGCGCGCGCGCGCTGTTCGCAGAGGCAGACAGGCAGTCTAGGCTCGACGAACTGCTAGACGCGCTGCGTGGCATTACCACCGTGTGCCGCGGTCCGAAGCCGACCGCTGCGCTGAGGCAGGCGAAAGTGCAGGTATCCGCAGGCATCGCCGCGCCGTACACGACGAAGGAACTGCTGGACGCGCTCATCGATCTGCCGGTGCGCGGCAAGCGGCTGATGGCGCTGCAATACGGCGAGCGCAACGCCGCGCTGATGTCCGCGCTCCGCGATGAGTGCGAGACTGCCGACGAGTTGTGCCTGTATGAATGGCAGCTGCCGGACGACACTACGCCGATGGCATCGCTAATCGACGAGCTGCTGGACGGCACGATGGATGTAATCGCCTTCACCAGCCAAGTGCAAATTCGCCACCTGTACCAAGTCGCAGCGGCGAACGATGTGCCGCAATCAGAACTGTCGAACGCACTGAACGAGCGGACTATCGTGTGCGCCGTGGGCCCCACCTGCGCCGCCGCGCTCGCCGATGTGGGCGTCGCCACCGATACGCAGCCCGAATACCCAAAGATGGGGCACATGGTGAATGCGCTGGCGCAATATGTAAGCGAGCGTTCAGCCGCTAGCGCCGTTACGCCGCTCTAA
- a CDS encoding NAD(P)-dependent oxidoreductase yields MPDKKKVLVTGFGGRIGKVLRDHLGDKYDFSGIDRVPLDGLDSLTADLTDLDAISSAFEGKDVVVHLAAEPRHTPDIGWDLLMPDNVIATANVFEAARANGLSRIIFFSSMHVVGMYERDQPYKAIAEGDYGDLDPAAVPLITHDMPDRPDGPYAVSKIFGEALGRYFWEDHGISVTCIRFGTTSPDDCPGSDARSLVSYFSHRDIAAMVEACIEAEGIGFDIFYGASANKWKIYDTPRAWEVLGFEAQDNAEAFRAGN; encoded by the coding sequence ATGCCTGACAAGAAGAAAGTCTTGGTTACCGGGTTTGGCGGCAGGATTGGCAAAGTGCTGCGCGACCATCTCGGCGATAAGTACGATTTCAGCGGCATTGACCGCGTGCCGCTCGACGGCTTAGACTCGCTGACCGCCGACCTGACCGACTTGGACGCCATCAGCTCCGCGTTCGAGGGCAAGGATGTCGTGGTGCATCTCGCCGCGGAGCCGCGCCACACGCCTGACATCGGCTGGGATTTGCTGATGCCCGACAATGTTATCGCGACGGCGAATGTCTTTGAGGCGGCGCGCGCTAACGGTCTCAGCCGCATCATATTCTTCAGTTCCATGCATGTTGTCGGCATGTACGAGCGCGACCAGCCGTACAAGGCGATTGCGGAAGGCGACTACGGCGACCTCGACCCCGCCGCCGTACCTCTGATAACGCACGATATGCCGGACAGGCCGGACGGTCCATACGCCGTCAGCAAGATATTTGGCGAGGCGCTCGGGCGCTACTTCTGGGAAGACCACGGCATCAGCGTCACCTGCATCCGGTTCGGCACTACCAGCCCCGATGACTGCCCCGGTTCTGACGCGCGCAGCTTGGTAAGCTACTTCAGCCACCGCGACATAGCGGCGATGGTCGAAGCGTGCATAGAGGCGGAGGGCATAGGCTTCGACATCTTCTACGGCGCGTCGGCGAACAAGTGGAAGATATACGACACACCGCGAGCGTGGGAAGTGCTCGGCTTCGAGGCGCAGGATAACGCGGAGGCGTTTAGGGCGGGGAATTAA
- a CDS encoding amidohydrolase family protein — protein MWRTSISPAAVSIVAQKNPSPPSANSPHSPSNRHSYESRNPVAPSARLLEVNTTIRRTSMPATSPQFTILKAARLIDTARETVQEQAAILLEDDIVRQVGTAETVRAPDDSPVREIDYGDATILPGLVDSHVHLNGIGDGRAGDDLALLPDEVLTVQAAENARKHLYSGVTTLRDCGAKHRTTFLLRQAVELGIVPAPRLILAGRPIAIIGGHLGYFGTTATGVDECRAAVRQLIKEGADFIKVTATGGSTRTSDPLRPSFDVSELLAICTEAHRFGMHSAAHCTSSQGMVNSLDAGIDTILHAVHKEPDGADTYRPEISERIVEQGVFVNPTLGQAVARIRMLEDMPSLTSEQQAELDAARQSSDARMDHFARMRDAGVVMAAGSDSAWAHYPMGDYQTDIEAHAMAGMSNMEAIVSATRDAARSCRIDAQVGTLEPGKQADALVVVGNPLDDLSALRDVADVYLAGVRVDRQNFV, from the coding sequence ATGTGGAGGACGTCTATCTCGCCGGCCGCCGTGTCGATCGTGGCTCAGAAGAATCCATCGCCGCCATCCGCCAACAGCCCGCACAGCCCTTCTAATCGTCATTCCTACGAAAGCAGGAATCCAGTAGCACCGAGTGCGAGATTGCTTGAAGTGAACACTACTATCCGGAGAACAAGCATGCCAGCAACATCCCCCCAATTCACCATCCTCAAAGCCGCGCGGCTGATAGACACCGCGCGCGAGACGGTGCAAGAGCAAGCCGCCATCCTGCTTGAAGACGACATCGTGCGGCAGGTCGGCACGGCGGAGACGGTGCGCGCTCCGGACGACTCGCCCGTGCGCGAAATCGACTACGGCGACGCCACGATTCTGCCCGGTCTGGTGGATTCGCATGTGCATCTGAACGGCATCGGCGATGGGCGCGCCGGCGACGATTTGGCGCTATTGCCCGACGAAGTGCTGACGGTGCAGGCAGCGGAGAACGCGCGCAAACACCTGTATTCCGGCGTAACCACGCTGCGAGACTGCGGCGCGAAACACCGCACGACATTCTTGCTGCGGCAGGCGGTCGAGCTGGGCATCGTCCCCGCCCCGCGCCTGATACTCGCGGGCAGACCTATCGCCATCATCGGTGGGCATCTCGGCTATTTCGGCACGACCGCGACGGGCGTGGACGAGTGCCGAGCGGCGGTGCGCCAGCTCATAAAGGAAGGCGCGGACTTCATCAAGGTTACCGCGACAGGCGGCAGCACGCGCACCAGCGACCCGCTCCGGCCGTCGTTCGATGTATCGGAGCTGCTAGCAATCTGCACCGAGGCGCACAGATTCGGCATGCACTCCGCGGCGCACTGCACTTCGTCGCAGGGCATGGTCAACTCGCTGGACGCAGGCATCGACACCATCCTCCACGCCGTCCACAAAGAACCGGACGGCGCGGACACATACCGCCCGGAAATATCCGAGCGCATCGTGGAACAGGGCGTATTCGTCAATCCTACGCTCGGGCAGGCAGTCGCGAGAATCCGCATGCTCGAAGACATGCCTAGCCTGACCTCCGAGCAGCAAGCCGAACTCGACGCGGCACGGCAATCGTCGGACGCGCGGATGGACCATTTCGCGCGCATGCGGGACGCGGGAGTGGTTATGGCAGCCGGCTCCGACTCCGCGTGGGCGCACTACCCGATGGGCGACTACCAGACGGACATCGAGGCGCACGCGATGGCGGGCATGTCCAATATGGAGGCGATAGTATCCGCCACCCGCGACGCTGCGCGCTCGTGCCGCATCGACGCACAAGTAGGCACGCTCGAACCCGGCAAGCAAGCGGACGCGCTAGTAGTAGTCGGCAATCCACTCGATGACCTATCCGCGCTTCGTGATGTGGCGGATGTGTACTTGGCGGGCGTACGAGTTGACCGTCAGAACTTCGTTTAG